A genomic window from Lotus japonicus ecotype B-129 chromosome 1, LjGifu_v1.2 includes:
- the LOC130717441 gene encoding uncharacterized protein LOC130717441: MRVLTIVGIGITGLELEVEVEEAIGGEGVAVVGYDAPMLLPPDPVFTRVWKSVAPSNVKAFAWRVMLGRIPCLQNLWKRNVLRSQEEAICKVCCLGVESCEHLLFSCPVSLDMWRQCYWWLGVYTALPVNPREHLLQFQFGGNQKQQRGADAIWLAVIWTLWLIWNDIIFRNGEVDLSAALEMVKWRSWLWIKHKSSGLSCSLFEWSTHPVICLQEL, translated from the exons ATGAGAGTATTAACAATTGTGGGAATTGGGATCACGGGTTTGGAATTGGAGGTTGAGGTGGAGGAGGCCATTGGTGGGGAGGGAGTTGCAGTGGTTGGCTATGAT GCACCGATGTTGTTGCCTCCAGATCCTGTTTTCACCCGGGTATGGAAGTCTGTTGCGCCCTCAAATGTCAAGGCATTTGCTTGGCGTGTTATGCTGGGTAGGATCCCTTGTCTTCAAAATCTTTGGAAGCGCAACGTGCTTCGGTCTCAGGAAGAAGCAATCTGTAAGGTGTGTTGTTTGGGTGTGGAGTCTTGTGAGCATTTGTTGTTCTCATGCCCGGTTTCTTTGGATATGTGGCGTCAGTGTTACTGGTGGTTGGGTGTTTATACAGCACTGCCTGTGAATCCCAGGGAACACCTACTGCAATTTCAATTTGGTGGTAACCAAAAACAACAAAGAGGTGCTGATGCAATTTGGCTAGCAGTTATTTGGACGCTGTGGCTAATTTGGAATGACATTATTTTCAGGAATGGCGAGGTGGATTTATCAGCAGCTTTGGAGATGGTTAAATGGAGATCATGGCTTTGGATTAAACACAAATCTAGTGGGTTGAGTTGTTCCTTATTTGAATGGTCTACTCATCCAGTAATTTGCCTGCAGGAATTATGA
- the LOC130728830 gene encoding uncharacterized protein LOC130728830 produces the protein MDSISSSTSQLTTGISRLRSSSIRKLPEPLRRAVADCLSSPLTSATEPSRTLRDYLKGPATKDMAYSAILEHTLAERERSPAVVTRCVALLKRYLLRYKPSEETLLQIDRFCSTIIAECFIHPNQPWSRSLNRQSGASASSTNTSPLPVSSVASEALVKSLSYVRSLVAQHTPKRLFQLASFAGPPSSSGQSLPTLSSLLSKSFNTQLSPSNVPEAPTLAGVPESLEKDSIAPSVSKMSKIEKVDEKDELRFIAQDVLKWRWLEEPQSPSIGTESDRAVHSQFMTAHNFLEVGAAALLVGDMESKMKGQPWKFFGTDDMPYLDQLLQSSPVTPITNSASARPHLRAITASKRTKASSHQIWEDFPVTTFRPRARQLFQYRHYSEQQPLRLNPAEVHEVIAAVCSEASSPNNNVMTVTSSLSNNSRKPSTDVAVSVLIKLVIDMYVLDSRTAAPLILSMLEEILSSSKTGCRIRAFDLILNLGVHAHLLEPMIDDGASTIEEEYSQESYYDSTTQAQVMVQESIKENSQNKSDTVSAIKNFESWILNILHEILLLLVQTEEKDESVWASALSCLLYFVCDRGKIWRNRLLGLDIRVLKALIRISRENSWAELVHCKLVSMLINMLYEVPDEVTEPAPRKPKFLVDQLDLIGGVQFIFLEYSLANSREERKNLYSVLFDYILHQINETCIARGDNEYSDDEIQPLAALLAQTNAPEAFYISIKLGVEGIGEILRRSIASALSRYPNSERLNTLLEILTEKFDTVISSFTHLDKEFSHMIQITKSHKFLENMEGVALRNDIGLQAKHSWATLHSLIHSEIISYRQNGYIWLGDLLIAEISRERVGDIWSNIRYFHQKIAQAGTQDSLDTSDVPLSILLMCGLLKSKYNRIRWGFLFVLERLLMRCKFLLDEQEMLISNSRDLDHEKKDWHLEKANAVIDIMSSGLSLVFQINETDRINILKMCDILFSQLCLRVPSSTTVPYGDDLQHSRNLNQTSVSKNYDSDNHVEQDSFYWDEHKKEEANKKSGYPNNYHLDHESASMTALLQGRAIVPMQLIARVPAALLYWPLIQLAGAAADDIALGVAVGSKGRGNLPGATSDIRAVLLLLLIGKCSADPIAFQEVGQEQFFRELLDDTDSRVAYYSSAFLLKRMMTEKPEKYQHMLQNLVVKAQQSNNEKLLENPYLQMRGILQLASDLGIDL, from the exons TCCTGCAGTAGTCACAAGGTGTGTGGCACTATTGAAGCGGTATCTCCTAAG ATACAAACCGAGTGAAGAGACGTTACTTCAAATAGATCGTTTTTGTTCAACCATAATTGCTGAGTGTTTTATTCACCCAAATCAACCATGGTCCCGATCATTGAATCGTCAATCTGGTGCATCAGCCTCATCCACAAATACATCTCCTTTACCTGTATCTAGTGTTGCTTCCGAGGCACTTGTGAAGTCTCTGAGTTATGTGCGTTCACTAGTGGCTCAACACACTCCCAAACGGCTTTTTCAATTAGCTTCATTTGCTGGACCGCCTTCTTCGTCCGGGCAATCACTGCCAACATTGTCATCTTTGCTGAGTAAATCCTTCAACACCCAACTAAGTCCTTCAAATGTTCCAGAAGCACCAACTCTTGCTGGTGTTCCAGAGTCGTTAGAGAAGGATTCAATTGCTCCATCTGTGTCAAAGATGTCGAAAATAGAAAAGGTTGATGAAAAAGACGAACTAAGATTCATTGCCCAGGATGTTCTGAAATGGCGCTGGCTTGAGGAACCACAATCACCATCAATTGGGACTGAAAG TGATCGTGCTGTGCATTCCCAATTCATGACAGCACATAATTTCTTAGAAGTAGGTGCCGCAGCTTTACTTGTCGGAGACATGGAATCCAAGATGAAGGGGCAACCATGGAAATTTTTTGGAACTGATGATATGCCTTACCTGGATCAGTTGTTACAATCTTCTCCTGTAACACCAATTACTAATTCTGCATCTGCTCGTCCCCACCTCAGAGCAATAACAGCATCTAAACGCACAAAAGCAAGCTCTCATCAGATTTG GGAGGATTTTCCTGTGACTACATTCCGTCCCCGAGCTCGACAGCTTTTCCAGTATCGTCATTACAG TGAGCAACAACCTCTACGGCTGAACCCTGCTGAAGTACATGAAGTTATTGCTGCAGTTTGCTCAGAGGCTTCTTCGCCGAACAACAATGTCATGACAGTGACAAGTAGTCTAAGCAATAACAGTAGAAAACCATCAACAGATGTGGCTGTTAGTGTGCTCATTAAACTAGTTATTGACAT GTATGTTTTAGATTCTCGGACAGCTGCTCCTCTCATTCTTTCTATGCTTGAG GAGATACTCAGTTCTTCTAAAACAGGTTGCAGGATTCGTGCTTTTGATTTGATTCTAAACCTTGGGGTTCATGCTCATCTTCTGGAACCGATGATTGATGATGGTGCTTCCACTATTGAAGAAGAATATTCTCAAGAATCGTATTATGACAGCACCACTCAAGCTCAAGTTATGGTACAGGAAAGCATAAAAGAAAATTCTCAGAACAAATCAGACACCGTCTCTGCTATTAAGAATTTTGAGTCTTGGATTTTAAATATTCTGCATGAGATACTACTTCTTCTTGTTCAG ACTGAAGAAAAGGATGAATCTGTCTGGGCATCTGCACTCAGCTGTTTGCTTTATTTTGTCTGCGATAGAGGGAAGATCTGGAGAAATCGTTTACTAGGTCTTGACATAAGG GTTCTGAAGGCACTTATAAGAATCAGCAGGGAGAATTCTTGGGCAGAATTAGTTCATTGTAAGCTTGTTTCCATGTTAATCAACATGTTGTATGAAGTTCCTGATGAAGTTACTGAGCCTGCACCTAGAAAACCAAAGTTTCTCGTGGATCAACTTGATCTGATTGGAGGAgttcaatttatttttctcGAG TACTCCCTGGCAAACTCAAGAGAAGAGAGGAAAAACCTGTATTCAGTGCTTTTTGATTACATTCTGCATCAAATAAATGAAACATGTATAGCTAGAGGAGACAACGAATATAGTGATGATGAAATCCAACCTCTTGCTGCTCTGCTTGCTCAAACAAATGCACCTGAAGCATTTTATATTTCTATCAAACTTGGGGTAGAAGGCATTGGGGAGATTTTGAGAAGATCAATTGCGTCTGCCCTCTCCAGATATCCCAACAGTGAACGACTGAATACG CTATTGGAAATTCTGACAGAGAAATTTGACACTGTCATAAGTTCTTTCACTCATTTGGACAAAGAGTTCTCTCATATGATTCAGATAACCAAATCTCATAAGTTTCTGGAAAATATGGAAGGTGTGGCTCTTAGAAATGACATCGGTTTGCAGGCAAAGCACTCATGGGCTACTTTACATTCCCTTATTCATTCGGAAATAATTTCTTACCGTCAAAATGGGTATATCTGGTTAGGGGATCTGCTTATTGCTGAAATCAGTAGGGAAAGAGTAGGAGATATTTGGTCGAATATCAGATACTTCCACCAGAAAATTGCTCAAGCTGGAACTCAAGATTCTTTGGATACATCAGATGTTCCTTTGTCCATCTTACTTATGTGCGGCCTTTTAAAGTCAAAATACAACAGAATTAGATGGGGATTTTTGTTTGTTCTTGAAAGACTACTTATGAGATGCAAATTTTTGTTAGATGAGCAAGAAATGCTGATATCAAACAGCAGGGATCTGGATCATGAGAAGAAAGATTGGCATCTTGAGAAAGCCAATGCAGTGATTGACATTATGAGCAGTGGTTTGTCTTTGGTGTTTCAGATAAATGAAACAGACCGCATCAATATTCTGAAA ATGTGTGACATACTGTTCTCTCAATTGTGCCTAAGAGTTCCTTCTTCTACAACTGTGCCCTATGGAGATGATCTGCAACATAGCAGAAATTTAAATCAGACTAGTGTAAGCAAAAATTATGACAGTGATAATCATGTTGAACAAGATAGCTTTTACTGGGATGAAcacaagaaggaagaagctAATAAAAAATCTGGCTACCCTAATAACTACCATCTTGATCATGAGAGTGCATCAATGACAGCTCTTCTCCAAGGACGAGCCATTGTCCCAATGCAATTGATTGCACGTGTTCCTGCTGCCTTACTATATTGGCCACTAATTCAATTGGCAGGAGCAGCAGCAGATGATATCGCATTAGGTGTCGCGGTTGGAAGTAAAGGTAGAGGAAACCTTCCTGGTGCTACATCGGATATTCGGGCCGTACTTCTCCTGCTTCTTATTGGTAAATGCTCAGCAGATCCTATTGCTTTCCAGGAAGTTGGCCAGGAACAATTTTTTAG GGAACTTTTGGATGACACAGATTCAAGAGTGGCCTATTATTCTTCTGCGTTTCTTCTGAAG CGAATGATGACGGAGAAGCCAGAGAAATATCAACACATGCTTCAGAATCTTGTTGTTAAAGCTCAACAG AGTAACAATGAAAAACTGTTAGAAAATCCATACCTTCAAATGCGTGGCATACTTCAACTGGCTAGTGATCTTGGGATTGACTTGTGA